One window of the Devosia sp. 2618 genome contains the following:
- the gltB gene encoding glutamate synthase large subunit codes for MIENGRPVGFAGRPEAQGLYDPANEHDACGIGMIANIKNISSHEVVEKGLEILENLEHRGAVGADPLMGDGAGILVQTPHNFFKKVLPFALPEKHHYAVAMLFYPNIEGLRDRVAEVVHGCILREGLTILGERVVPTNNGKLSRGVIATQPVIEQLVIARPEGLTLDEFERKLLIVRKVISNTVYAAVPESDGDNGFYVVSMSARTIVYKGMFLADQLGAFYLDLHDQDFESAIALVHQRFSTNTFPSWKLAHPYRMTTHNGEINTIRGNVNWMAARQASVSSPLFGDDITKIWPISYEGQSDTACFDNALEFLVRGGYTLPHAAMMLIPEAWAGNPLMSEKRRDFYQYHASLMEPWDGPAAMSISDGRYVVATLDRNGLRPARYLVTKEGHVVLASESGVLTIPDEDIVERWRLQPGRMLLIDLEQGRIISDDEIKSTLATANPYADWLARTQIVLEDLPAVAPKATEPTEALLDRLQAFAYTQEDIKLLMAPMATTGQEAVGSMGTDTPISALSNKPKLLYTYFKQNFAQVTNPPIDPIREESVMSLVSFIGPRPNLFDLEGLSKVKRLEVRQPILTNEDLEKIRAIGDIETNQFKTITLDITYPADMGASGMEAAIDALCLQAEEAVRGEYNIIILSDRRIAADRLDIPTLLALAAVHHHLIRKGLRTSTGLVVETGEAREIHHFAMLAGYGAEAINPYLAFEALSALHAEREFPDEVDADEVVHRYIKSVGKGLLKVMSKMGISTYQSYCGAQIFDAVGLSTEFVRKYFFGTATSIEGVGLKEVAQETVRRHALAFGDDAVLRKSLDVGGEYAYRIRGEKHAWSPDVVSDLQHAVRTKDESPETAQDRYNSFAERVNSGENGYLAIRNLFEIRPLGEAVPLDEVEPAVDIVKRFVTGAMSFGSISREAHTTLAQAMNRIGGKSNTGEGGEEPDRYKPLPDGSRNPMRSAIKQIASGRFGVTTEYLVNADQLQIKVAQGAKPGEGGQLPGHKVDWVVAKTRHSTPGVGLISPPPHHDIYSIEDLAQLIYDLKNVNEQADISVKLVSEVGVGTVAAGVAKARADHITVSGYDGGTGASPLTSLKHAGGPWEIGLAETHQTLVLNRLRSRVVLQVDGGLKTGRDVLIGALLGADEFGFSTAPLIAAGCIMMRKCHLNTCPVGVATQDPVLRKRFKGTPEHVINYFFFIAEELRGLMAGMGARTLQELTGRSDLLDQRKMLDYWKSEGVDFSKLFYKPEPLGGDTLYHSESQNHHLEAVLDRKLVELAEPALARGEAVQIELPIRSRDRSAGAMLSGALAKKYGHEGLPDDTISIKLTGTAGQAFGAFLARGISIDMVGDANDYVGKGLSGGRIVVRPSDKVTFKPENSIIVGNTVLYGAIAGECYFRGVAGERFAVRNSGAIAVVEGTGDHGCEYMTGGVVVVIGQTGRNFAAGMSGGVAYVLDEDETFRERCNLAMVELEPVPEEEALMQQIHHHGGDLEWHGRVDISGDMTKHDDERLHQLISNHLHYTGSTRAKFILDNWVEMRPKFVKVMPVEYRRAIKEMEKKRASGGMGVAAAE; via the coding sequence TTGATCGAGAACGGTCGCCCAGTCGGCTTTGCCGGTCGCCCCGAGGCACAGGGCCTTTATGATCCAGCCAACGAGCATGATGCCTGCGGCATCGGCATGATCGCCAACATCAAGAACATCTCCAGCCACGAAGTGGTCGAGAAGGGTCTCGAAATTCTCGAGAACCTCGAACACCGTGGCGCCGTCGGCGCCGACCCGCTCATGGGCGATGGCGCTGGTATTCTGGTGCAGACGCCGCACAACTTTTTCAAGAAGGTGCTGCCGTTCGCCCTGCCGGAAAAGCACCATTACGCCGTCGCCATGTTGTTTTACCCCAACATCGAAGGCCTGCGCGATCGCGTGGCCGAGGTGGTGCATGGCTGCATCCTGCGCGAAGGCCTGACCATTCTGGGCGAACGCGTTGTTCCCACCAACAATGGAAAGCTCAGCAGGGGCGTTATCGCTACTCAGCCGGTCATCGAGCAGCTGGTGATTGCGCGCCCTGAAGGACTGACGCTCGACGAGTTCGAGCGCAAGCTCCTGATCGTGCGCAAGGTCATCTCCAACACGGTCTATGCGGCAGTGCCCGAGAGCGACGGCGATAACGGCTTTTACGTCGTGTCGATGTCGGCCCGCACCATTGTCTATAAGGGCATGTTCCTGGCCGACCAGCTGGGGGCGTTCTATCTCGATCTGCATGACCAGGATTTCGAGAGCGCCATCGCCCTCGTGCACCAGCGCTTTTCGACCAACACATTCCCAAGCTGGAAGCTGGCCCACCCCTACCGCATGACCACCCACAATGGTGAAATCAACACCATCCGTGGCAACGTCAACTGGATGGCGGCCCGCCAGGCGTCGGTGTCTTCGCCCCTGTTTGGCGATGACATCACCAAGATCTGGCCAATCTCGTATGAAGGCCAGTCCGACACGGCCTGCTTTGACAACGCGCTCGAATTCCTCGTGCGCGGTGGCTACACGCTGCCGCATGCCGCGATGATGCTGATCCCCGAAGCCTGGGCTGGCAACCCGCTGATGAGCGAGAAGCGCCGCGACTTCTATCAATACCACGCCTCGCTGATGGAACCATGGGACGGCCCTGCCGCCATGTCGATCAGCGATGGTCGCTATGTTGTGGCAACGCTCGACCGGAACGGTCTGCGCCCAGCCCGCTATCTCGTGACCAAGGAGGGCCACGTCGTGCTGGCCTCCGAGTCTGGCGTGCTGACCATTCCCGATGAGGACATCGTCGAACGCTGGCGCCTGCAGCCGGGCCGCATGTTGCTGATCGATCTCGAACAGGGTCGCATCATCTCTGACGACGAAATCAAGTCCACGCTGGCAACCGCCAACCCCTATGCCGATTGGCTCGCCCGCACGCAGATCGTGCTCGAGGACCTGCCCGCCGTTGCCCCCAAGGCAACCGAGCCGACCGAGGCTTTGCTCGATCGTCTGCAGGCCTTTGCGTATACTCAGGAAGACATCAAGCTGCTGATGGCGCCTATGGCGACCACCGGTCAGGAAGCTGTTGGCTCGATGGGTACCGATACGCCGATCTCGGCGCTGTCGAACAAGCCAAAGCTGCTCTACACCTATTTCAAACAGAACTTCGCCCAGGTCACCAACCCGCCGATCGATCCGATCCGCGAGGAATCGGTGATGAGCCTAGTCTCGTTCATCGGTCCGCGCCCAAACCTGTTCGATCTTGAAGGTCTCTCCAAGGTCAAGCGGCTCGAAGTGCGCCAGCCGATCCTGACCAATGAGGATCTCGAAAAGATCCGCGCCATTGGCGACATCGAGACCAACCAGTTCAAGACCATCACGCTGGACATCACCTATCCAGCCGACATGGGCGCCTCCGGCATGGAAGCAGCTATCGATGCCCTGTGCCTGCAGGCCGAAGAGGCCGTGCGCGGCGAATACAACATCATCATCCTGTCCGATCGCCGCATTGCCGCCGACCGGCTCGATATCCCGACCCTGCTGGCGCTTGCCGCCGTGCACCATCACCTGATCCGCAAGGGTCTGCGCACCTCGACGGGTCTCGTGGTTGAAACGGGTGAAGCTCGCGAAATCCATCACTTCGCCATGCTGGCTGGCTACGGCGCCGAAGCCATCAACCCCTACCTTGCCTTCGAAGCGCTCTCGGCACTGCATGCTGAGCGCGAATTCCCCGACGAGGTGGACGCCGACGAAGTCGTGCACCGCTATATCAAGTCGGTCGGCAAGGGCCTGCTTAAGGTCATGTCCAAGATGGGCATTTCCACCTACCAGTCCTATTGCGGCGCGCAGATTTTCGACGCTGTTGGCCTCTCGACCGAATTTGTTCGCAAGTATTTCTTCGGCACCGCAACCTCCATTGAAGGCGTTGGCCTCAAGGAAGTCGCGCAGGAAACCGTCCGCCGTCACGCGCTGGCCTTCGGCGATGACGCCGTGCTGCGCAAGTCGCTCGATGTCGGTGGCGAATATGCCTACCGCATCCGCGGCGAAAAGCACGCCTGGAGCCCGGACGTCGTCTCGGATCTGCAGCATGCGGTACGCACCAAGGACGAAAGTCCCGAAACCGCGCAGGATCGTTACAACAGCTTTGCCGAGCGCGTGAACTCGGGCGAAAATGGCTATTTGGCCATCCGTAACCTGTTCGAAATCCGCCCACTCGGCGAAGCCGTACCACTCGATGAGGTTGAGCCAGCCGTCGATATCGTCAAGCGTTTCGTCACCGGTGCGATGAGCTTTGGCTCGATCAGCCGCGAAGCCCATACCACCCTCGCCCAGGCGATGAACCGCATTGGTGGCAAGTCCAACACCGGCGAAGGCGGCGAAGAGCCCGACCGCTACAAGCCCCTGCCCGACGGTTCGCGCAACCCAATGCGCTCTGCCATCAAGCAGATCGCTTCAGGTCGCTTTGGCGTCACCACCGAATATCTGGTCAATGCCGACCAGCTCCAGATCAAGGTCGCGCAGGGTGCCAAGCCCGGCGAAGGCGGTCAGTTGCCCGGCCACAAAGTTGATTGGGTTGTCGCCAAGACGCGTCACTCGACGCCCGGCGTCGGCCTCATCAGCCCACCGCCGCACCACGACATTTACTCAATCGAAGATCTCGCCCAGCTCATTTACGATCTCAAGAACGTCAACGAGCAGGCCGATATCTCGGTCAAGCTGGTGTCGGAAGTCGGCGTCGGCACGGTTGCGGCCGGCGTTGCAAAGGCGCGCGCCGATCACATCACGGTCTCCGGCTATGATGGCGGCACCGGCGCATCGCCGCTGACCTCGCTCAAGCATGCTGGCGGGCCATGGGAAATCGGCCTGGCCGAAACCCATCAGACGCTGGTGCTCAACCGCCTGCGCAGCCGCGTCGTGCTGCAGGTCGATGGCGGTCTCAAGACCGGTCGAGACGTGCTGATCGGCGCCCTGCTCGGCGCTGACGAGTTCGGCTTTTCGACCGCTCCACTGATCGCCGCTGGCTGCATCATGATGCGCAAGTGTCACCTCAACACCTGCCCGGTTGGCGTTGCCACCCAGGACCCGGTGCTGCGCAAGCGCTTCAAGGGCACGCCCGAGCACGTCATCAACTATTTCTTTTTCATCGCCGAAGAACTGCGCGGCTTGATGGCTGGTATGGGTGCCCGCACCCTTCAGGAACTCACCGGTCGTTCCGACCTGCTCGATCAGCGCAAGATGCTCGACTACTGGAAGAGCGAAGGCGTCGATTTCAGTAAGCTGTTCTACAAGCCCGAGCCGCTCGGTGGCGACACGCTGTATCACTCCGAGAGCCAGAACCATCACCTCGAAGCCGTGCTCGACCGCAAGCTGGTCGAACTGGCAGAGCCAGCACTTGCCCGAGGCGAAGCCGTCCAGATCGAGCTGCCCATCCGCAGCCGCGACCGCTCGGCTGGTGCCATGCTGTCGGGTGCCTTGGCTAAGAAGTATGGCCATGAGGGCCTGCCGGACGACACGATCTCGATCAAGCTGACCGGCACCGCCGGCCAGGCCTTCGGCGCCTTCCTCGCGCGCGGCATCTCCATCGACATGGTGGGCGACGCCAACGATTATGTCGGCAAGGGCCTTTCTGGTGGTCGCATCGTGGTGCGTCCCTCCGACAAGGTGACGTTCAAGCCCGAAAACTCGATCATCGTTGGCAACACGGTGCTTTACGGCGCCATCGCGGGTGAATGCTATTTCCGTGGCGTAGCCGGCGAACGCTTTGCCGTCCGCAACTCCGGCGCCATCGCGGTTGTCGAAGGCACGGGCGACCACGGCTGCGAATACATGACCGGCGGCGTTGTCGTCGTCATCGGGCAGACCGGCCGCAACTTTGCTGCCGGCATGTCGGGCGGCGTGGCCTATGTGCTCGACGAAGACGAAACCTTCCGCGAGCGCTGCAACCTCGCTATGGTCGAACTCGAGCCTGTTCCGGAAGAAGAAGCGCTCATGCAGCAGATTCACCACCACGGTGGTGATCTCGAATGGCATGGCCGCGTCGACATTTCCGGCGACATGACCAAGCACGACGATGAACGCCTGCACCAGCTCATCTCCAACCACCTGCACTATACCGGCTCGACCCGCGCCAAGTTCATTCTGGACAACTGGGTCGAGATGCGTCCGAAATTCGTCAAGGTGATGCCGGTCGAATATCGACGCGCCATCAAGGAGATGGAGAAAAAGCGGGCCAGTGGCGGCATGGGCGTGGCGGCTGCAGAATAA
- the dps gene encoding DNA starvation/stationary phase protection protein Dps codes for MKTPSIAIKANAKSAVIDILNARLADAIDLALITKQAHWNLKGPNFIAVHEMLDPMRATIDDHADTIAERVAQLDGIALGTSQIVAKATKLAPYPTDIRKTSDHLAALADRYAALANQVRDDIDATDEAGDADAADILTAFSRDLDKNLWFIKSHLE; via the coding sequence ATGAAAACCCCATCGATCGCCATCAAGGCCAATGCCAAATCGGCCGTTATCGACATCCTCAACGCCCGCCTGGCCGACGCCATCGACCTCGCACTGATCACCAAGCAGGCACATTGGAACCTCAAGGGACCGAACTTCATCGCCGTGCACGAAATGCTCGATCCGATGCGCGCCACTATTGATGATCATGCCGACACCATTGCCGAGCGCGTCGCGCAGCTCGATGGCATTGCGCTCGGCACCAGCCAGATCGTTGCCAAGGCCACCAAACTCGCGCCCTACCCAACCGATATCCGCAAAACGTCCGATCATCTGGCGGCGCTCGCCGATCGCTATGCCGCGCTAGCCAATCAGGTGCGCGACGATATTGACGCGACAGATGAAGCCGGTGACGCCGACGCGGCTGATATCCTGACCGCCTTCTCGCGCGACCTCGACAAGAACCTCTGGTTCATAAAGTCCCACCTCGAATAG
- a CDS encoding Hsp20 family protein, which yields MQTIDFSPFYRSTVGFDRVFNRLDNLVGQEAKTYPPYNIERTGDDAYRISIAVAGFSNGDIAIETKENNLVVKGAKSAEGTDKAREFLHRGIAERAFELRFQLADYVEVQGASLENGLLHLELKRELPESKKPRSIQITGSTTTIEDKSVN from the coding sequence ATGCAGACCATCGATTTTTCCCCCTTTTATCGCTCCACAGTCGGTTTTGACCGGGTCTTTAACCGCCTCGACAACTTGGTCGGGCAGGAAGCCAAGACCTACCCTCCTTACAACATCGAGCGCACTGGCGATGACGCCTACCGCATCTCGATCGCTGTAGCCGGTTTCTCCAATGGCGATATCGCCATCGAAACCAAGGAGAACAATCTGGTCGTTAAAGGCGCCAAGTCCGCTGAAGGCACCGACAAGGCCCGTGAATTCCTCCACCGCGGCATTGCCGAGCGCGCTTTCGAGCTGCGCTTCCAACTGGCCGACTATGTGGAAGTTCAGGGCGCCTCGCTCGAAAACGGCCTGCTCCACCTCGAACTGAAGCGCGAATTGCCTGAGAGCAAGAAGCCCCGCAGCATTCAAATCACCGGCAGCACCACCACCATCGAGGACAAGTCGGTCAACTAA
- a CDS encoding alpha/beta hydrolase: MITVDPNGPSLVNIPSNPVPEGARVGFFKTSDNVQLRYALWPKLEGVHRGTICLVQGRTEFIEKYFETISDFRRRGFSVATFDWRGQGGSDRLIGNKSLGYVDRFEDYWLDLKSFHGEILLPDCPPPFYLVGHSMGGLASLYAAINDRLMFDRIFLSAPMVSLDHQPLSMKGMARVTETLSFLGLGQVPIGRKADKPVSETTFPGNPLTGDLLRYMRSVDVLKQRPDLTIGKPTIRWAAAAMGAMAEAAQVDFPGRIRIPLLMLAAARDTVVSTSAIEQLGLRMRTGRHLVIAGARHEMFMETDAVRGQVFAAFDAFITEQSV; this comes from the coding sequence ATGATCACCGTCGACCCCAATGGACCCAGCCTGGTCAATATCCCGTCCAACCCGGTGCCCGAGGGTGCGCGGGTGGGTTTTTTCAAGACCAGCGATAATGTGCAGTTGCGTTATGCGCTGTGGCCCAAACTTGAGGGCGTGCATCGGGGCACGATCTGTCTGGTGCAGGGGCGCACCGAGTTTATCGAGAAGTACTTCGAGACCATCTCCGATTTCCGGCGGCGCGGCTTTTCGGTCGCGACCTTCGACTGGCGCGGGCAGGGCGGGTCGGATCGACTGATCGGCAATAAGAGCCTGGGTTATGTCGACCGGTTCGAGGATTACTGGCTCGACCTGAAAAGCTTTCACGGCGAAATCCTGCTGCCCGATTGCCCGCCACCATTCTATCTGGTGGGCCATTCTATGGGCGGCCTCGCTTCGCTCTATGCGGCGATCAATGACCGGCTGATGTTCGACCGGATATTTTTGTCTGCCCCGATGGTGTCGCTGGACCACCAGCCTCTCAGCATGAAGGGCATGGCGCGGGTCACCGAAACATTGAGTTTTCTGGGGTTGGGGCAAGTGCCGATTGGCCGAAAAGCCGACAAGCCAGTTTCCGAAACAACATTTCCCGGCAATCCACTCACCGGCGACCTGCTGCGCTACATGCGATCCGTCGATGTGCTGAAACAAAGACCGGATCTAACAATTGGAAAGCCCACGATCCGCTGGGCTGCGGCGGCCATGGGCGCCATGGCGGAAGCGGCACAGGTCGACTTTCCGGGACGTATCCGGATCCCGCTGCTGATGCTGGCGGCAGCGCGCGACACTGTAGTGTCGACCTCGGCCATTGAGCAGTTGGGCCTGCGTATGCGCACGGGCCGGCATCTGGTGATCGCCGGCGCGCGGCACGAGATGTTTATGGAAACGGACGCGGTGCGCGGCCAGGTATTTGCCGCGTTTGATGCGTTTATTACCGAGCAGAGTGTTTAG
- the hisN gene encoding histidinol-phosphatase: MTLDLAKVESTLLAAADAAAKHTLPLFRTPLPVDNKLSEGFDPVTEADKGAETIIRAVIAEHFPDHAIIGEEWGTTGDSDYSWIIDPVDGTRAFISGAPVWGTLIGFAHKGVAIAGIMAQPFMGETFLAVPGRATYRRGDLTTPIRTSGQTELSPSRVFTTTPSLFRTPELLSKWKAVESATRLQRFGMDCYGYALLAAGHADIVIEPFLNTYDIAALVPIIREAGGAIACWDGSEPTGGGNVVAAATSKLLEKALELVNAN, from the coding sequence ATGACCCTCGATCTCGCCAAAGTCGAATCCACCCTGCTTGCTGCAGCCGATGCCGCCGCCAAGCACACCCTGCCGCTGTTTCGAACCCCGTTGCCGGTCGACAACAAGCTTAGCGAAGGCTTTGATCCTGTCACCGAAGCCGACAAAGGCGCCGAGACCATCATTCGCGCCGTCATCGCCGAACACTTCCCCGATCACGCCATTATCGGCGAAGAATGGGGCACGACCGGTGACAGCGATTATTCCTGGATCATTGACCCGGTCGATGGCACCCGCGCCTTCATCTCCGGCGCCCCGGTCTGGGGCACGCTGATCGGCTTTGCCCATAAGGGCGTCGCCATTGCCGGCATCATGGCTCAACCCTTTATGGGGGAGACCTTCCTCGCCGTGCCCGGCCGCGCCACCTATCGCCGTGGCGACCTGACCACACCAATCCGCACCAGCGGCCAGACCGAATTGTCGCCCTCCCGCGTTTTTACCACCACACCCTCGCTGTTCCGGACGCCGGAGCTGCTGAGCAAGTGGAAAGCCGTCGAATCTGCCACCCGCCTGCAGCGTTTCGGTATGGATTGCTATGGCTATGCGCTGCTAGCCGCCGGTCACGCCGACATCGTCATTGAGCCTTTCCTCAACACCTATGACATCGCCGCGCTGGTCCCCATCATCCGTGAAGCCGGCGGCGCCATCGCCTGCTGGGACGGCAGCGAACCCACCGGCGGCGGCAATGTCGTGGCCGCGGCAACGTCGAAACTGTTGGAAAAGGCGCTGGAACTGGTCAACGCGAACTGA
- a CDS encoding N-formylglutamate amidohydrolase codes for MRSDYWDQPAFETIRPRRLVAPVVFNSAHSGRVYPERFLAMTRLDHLSIRQSEDAWVDELFGRAPHLGAPMLRAHFPRAYLDVNREPWELDPTMFVEPLSDRFNTTSPRVAAGLGTLARVVAENKPIYKDRLTLDDARMRIEGIYHPYHAALQKLLSEAISAFGVALLIDCHSMPRITRAGDKPSPDIVLGDRYGTTCAPGLVDLVETIFVSAGLKVARNRPYAGGFATRSYGRPQHGVHALQIEISRHLYMNEVTLIKHEGFEAVRALLDRLIFALIGLDLISLAAGNAPAEKLAAE; via the coding sequence GTGCGGTCCGACTATTGGGATCAGCCAGCATTTGAAACCATCCGGCCACGCCGGTTGGTTGCCCCGGTTGTGTTCAATTCCGCCCATTCCGGCCGTGTCTATCCAGAACGCTTTCTGGCCATGACGCGGCTCGATCATTTGTCGATCCGACAATCAGAAGACGCCTGGGTTGATGAGCTATTTGGCCGTGCGCCCCATCTCGGCGCCCCCATGCTGCGCGCCCACTTTCCGCGCGCCTATCTCGACGTCAATCGCGAGCCATGGGAACTCGATCCCACCATGTTCGTCGAGCCGCTGTCGGATCGGTTCAACACCACCTCACCACGCGTTGCGGCGGGGCTAGGCACGTTGGCGCGCGTGGTTGCCGAGAACAAGCCGATCTACAAGGATCGCCTGACGCTCGATGACGCCCGAATGCGCATCGAGGGCATTTATCACCCCTATCATGCAGCGCTGCAAAAACTGCTGAGCGAAGCCATCAGTGCCTTTGGTGTGGCACTGCTGATCGACTGCCACTCCATGCCGCGCATCACCCGCGCCGGCGACAAGCCATCACCCGACATCGTGCTGGGAGACCGCTACGGCACCACCTGCGCGCCGGGCCTGGTCGATCTGGTCGAAACCATTTTCGTCAGTGCGGGCCTCAAGGTCGCGCGCAACCGTCCCTATGCCGGGGGCTTTGCCACACGCAGCTATGGCCGCCCACAACATGGCGTGCATGCCCTGCAGATCGAAATCAGCCGCCACCTCTATATGAACGAGGTTACGCTGATCAAGCACGAGGGTTTTGAAGCGGTTCGTGCTCTGCTCGACCGGCTGATTTTTGCGCTGATCGGGCTCGATTTGATCTCATTGGCTGCTGGCAATGCGCCTGCTGAAAAGCTGGCGGCAGAATAG
- the cpdR gene encoding cell cycle two-component system response regulator CpdR, with product MKRILLAEDDNDMRQFLTRALKNAGYEVVSFDNGLSAYERLREEPFSLLLSDIVMPEMDGIELARRATELDPDLKVMFITGFAAVALNPDSDAPKDASVLSKPFHLKDLVNEVERLLAA from the coding sequence ATGAAGCGAATTCTGCTCGCGGAAGACGACAATGATATGCGCCAGTTCCTGACGCGGGCGCTGAAGAACGCGGGTTATGAAGTGGTTTCGTTCGATAACGGCCTTTCCGCCTATGAGCGCCTGCGCGAAGAACCGTTTTCGCTGCTGCTCAGCGATATCGTGATGCCCGAAATGGACGGCATCGAGCTGGCGCGCCGCGCCACCGAGCTCGATCCGGACCTCAAGGTGATGTTCATCACCGGTTTTGCCGCCGTTGCACTGAACCCCGATAGCGACGCGCCAAAGGATGCTTCGGTGCTGAGCAAGCCGTTTCACCTCAAGGATCTGGTCAACGAGGTTGAGCGTCTGCTGGCTGCCTGA
- a CDS encoding GGDEF domain-containing protein — protein sequence MSVAFLLLWQGRRGHFYVLLAGAGHLATAIGFLIQDVMPPLPLEMQRIPSNAFFLLAAAFLMGSLIRHYRLDIPWRGFAIISAFGMAALCWFLLVQPSLNMRIICVSFALSAMALLAVLELRKVRQLHKIDHVIFWACLLSAINFLLRPTVIIMIDGGYSDYVGFQQSLYWSTVQFTQALISVVLALSLMVAIAMQLLDKLQSEARTDTLSGLLNRRGFEEDGETSLARSVAAGAPAALLLADLDLFKQINDHFGHVAGDAVISRFGQIVQQHAPDGAVHGRIGGEEFAILLPETTERQALVLAEALRTRFAMPAAAPHTTVSIGVATATKSDALDTLLQRADKALYDAKNAGRNSVRLYVPHQPSDLDEALLMQGATKLAAG from the coding sequence TTGTCGGTAGCATTTTTGCTGCTTTGGCAGGGGCGACGTGGCCATTTTTATGTGCTGCTGGCCGGTGCGGGCCATCTGGCCACCGCCATTGGGTTTCTGATCCAGGACGTGATGCCGCCGCTGCCACTTGAGATGCAGCGCATCCCGTCAAATGCGTTTTTCCTGCTCGCCGCCGCCTTCCTCATGGGCTCGTTGATCCGCCACTATCGCCTCGATATTCCATGGCGCGGCTTTGCGATCATCTCCGCTTTCGGCATGGCAGCGCTGTGCTGGTTCCTGCTGGTTCAGCCGAGCCTCAACATGCGCATCATCTGCGTCAGCTTTGCCCTGTCTGCCATGGCACTTCTGGCGGTCTTGGAGCTGCGCAAGGTCAGGCAGTTGCACAAAATCGATCATGTGATCTTTTGGGCCTGTCTGCTGTCCGCCATCAATTTCCTACTGCGACCGACCGTCATCATCATGATCGATGGCGGATATAGCGATTATGTTGGCTTCCAGCAGTCGCTGTACTGGAGCACCGTCCAGTTCACCCAGGCGCTGATTTCGGTTGTCCTCGCATTGTCGCTGATGGTGGCAATTGCCATGCAACTGCTCGACAAACTGCAGTCCGAAGCCCGCACCGACACGCTTTCGGGTCTGCTGAACCGACGTGGCTTTGAAGAAGATGGCGAAACGAGCCTGGCCCGCAGTGTCGCCGCGGGCGCACCGGCGGCGCTGTTGCTCGCCGATCTCGATTTGTTCAAACAGATCAACGATCACTTTGGCCACGTTGCGGGCGACGCCGTCATCAGCCGTTTCGGCCAGATCGTGCAGCAGCACGCGCCCGACGGCGCTGTGCATGGCAGGATCGGCGGCGAAGAATTTGCCATCCTGCTACCAGAGACCACTGAGCGGCAGGCGCTGGTGCTGGCCGAAGCCTTGCGAACCCGGTTCGCCATGCCGGCCGCCGCGCCCCACACCACGGTCAGCATCGGCGTTGCCACGGCGACCAAGAGCGATGCCCTCGACACGCTGCTGCAACGCGCCGACAAGGCGCTCTACGACGCCAAGAACGCCGGCCGCAACAGCGTCCGCCTCTACGTCCCGCATCAGCCGAGTGATCTCGACGAAGCATTACTGATGCAGGGCGCGACCAAACTGGCCGCGGGCTAG
- the msrB gene encoding peptide-methionine (R)-S-oxide reductase MsrB: MDTHAFKVTHTDAEWRAKLTPEQYQVMRNHGTERPGSCALLHETRQGAFSCAGCDSPLFESTLKFESGTGWPSFNNPVPGSVENTEDRSYGMVRTECHCATCGSHLGHVFPDGPPPSGLRYCINGVALNFTPAE; this comes from the coding sequence ATGGACACCCATGCATTCAAGGTGACCCACACGGACGCCGAGTGGAGGGCCAAACTGACCCCTGAGCAGTATCAGGTGATGCGAAATCATGGCACTGAGCGGCCGGGCTCATGCGCGCTGCTGCATGAAACACGGCAGGGTGCTTTTTCCTGCGCCGGTTGCGACAGCCCGCTGTTTGAATCAACGCTGAAATTTGAAAGCGGCACGGGCTGGCCGAGCTTTAACAACCCGGTGCCCGGTTCGGTCGAGAACACCGAAGATCGCAGCTATGGCATGGTGCGTACCGAGTGCCATTGCGCGACTTGTGGCAGCCATTTGGGGCATGTGTTTCCCGATGGTCCGCCTCCGAGCGGCCTGCGCTATTGCATCAATGGCGTGGCGCTGAACTTTACGCCGGCTGAGTGA